TCACAAATGCATGATGAGTTCCAGCTCTTACCGCTAAAGACGCAATAGACAAATACAAACCAATTGCTAAAAACGGAAAGCAACGAAGTTCTTCTTCAGAGTATGTTTGTTCATTGATCGCACCAGAGGCAGCGCCATCAAAGTTATCGGCTTTACGACGCCGGAACTGTGGACGAACCGCTAAACGCGATATTTCACATATTTCAGTTCGTTCAAATTGTGAAGGATGATATTTAGCACCTTCAATGGCATTTGAACAAAATTTCTCGATGGGCAATAGCTCATCTTTAGTAGAGGGAGAGACTATTCGCACACAGCCTGCGTAATTGGTACTAGGTTTGTGCTCAATTAAACAAAAGCGTGAGTATTCATCAAACTCATCTTGCTCCATGCCATTTTCACGGACTGGCTCAAAATTGAGTTCTTCACAATATACGTCATGACGAATTCTAAACGCTTCTTCAACGGTATCGGTTTTATATGCCACCACCGGTCGAAGATACTCTGCAAAATGTTGAGCAATTAGCTTAGCTTCTCGCTTAACCAAAAGCGAAATGCCCCCTCTTACAACTGCCCCGATGTATGGAACACTTGCTAAGGTTTTCACGGTTTTGTTTCGGATCATAAAGCGCTCTCAAAGCTTCAAACTTTCCAAATATTACATTTAGATTTTAGAAACAATTTAGAATTATAAAAGGTAGGCTGCAGAAAAAACAAAGCGCAGAACTAGGCTGCGCTTTGGATGTAAAATGCTAAAACTTAGCGACTTTGCAATTAAGCATTAAGCACGACGGCGAACAGCTGCCAAACCTAATAGACCTAACCCAAAGATAGCTAATGTTCCTGGCTCTGATACTTGTGCAGCAGAGATAGCAAAACCAGCTTTCAATTCGTTAGTTTTATCTTCTTCTGTAAGGAAACCAATACAAGTTGCGTTTGGTCCACAATCAATATCACCTAATACTTCTAAGCCTTGTAGACGAGTAGTTAAGGTGTATACATAGTCATCGTAACCAGGAATTGGCAGTACGAAGCTGTTTTGTAGGTAAATATCATTGCCTACTTCAGTGTAGGAAACGTCTGGACCTAACACGATAGTGAACAGATCAGCACACCCTTCTTCATTAATACCTTGGGCACCTACTTCTTCAGCCGGTGCATATTT
The Agarivorans aestuarii DNA segment above includes these coding regions:
- a CDS encoding PEP-CTERM/exosortase system-associated acyltransferase, with the protein product MIRNKTVKTLASVPYIGAVVRGGISLLVKREAKLIAQHFAEYLRPVVAYKTDTVEEAFRIRHDVYCEELNFEPVRENGMEQDEFDEYSRFCLIEHKPSTNYAGCVRIVSPSTKDELLPIEKFCSNAIEGAKYHPSQFERTEICEISRLAVRPQFRRRKADNFDGAASGAINEQTYSEEELRCFPFLAIGLYLSIASLAVRAGTHHAFVMMEPRLARSMSFLGIKFEQLGPAIDYHGLRAPYYISAGMLTRTLPVGFQTLMNNIDKEVEKGCLAARNNDDNDEYIKKMYSPDFYKNDSPNISLRESHKWCESKGLYLPL